In Rattus norvegicus strain BN/NHsdMcwi chromosome 3, GRCr8, whole genome shotgun sequence, a genomic segment contains:
- the Tmem74b gene encoding transmembrane protein 74B has protein sequence MASPPGLELKTLSNGPQVPRRPAPQGPVAPPRMGVENACFFSEEQEAHFQNPGDTRLGNSPSSPGGVPSLSRSHRDDLSLHSEEGPGLEPVSRPVDYGFVSALVFLVSGILLVVTAYAIPREARVNPDTVTAREMERLEMYYARLGSHLDKCIIAGLGLLTVGGMLLSVLLMVSLCKGELYRRQSFVPGRGSRKTYGSINLRMRQLTGDGGQVLVENEVVQVSETSYTTQGS, from the coding sequence ATGGCATCTCCCCCTGGTCTGGAACTGAAGACATTGAGCAATGGTCCCCAGGTTCCAAGGAGACCAGCCCCGCAGGGCCCAGTGGCGCCACCCAGGATGGGTGTGGAGAACGCCTGTTTCTTCTCTGAGGAGCAGGAGGCTCATTTCCAGAACCCTGGGGATACCAGACTGGGTAACTCCCCCAGTTCCCCTGGAGGCGTCCCCTCACTGTCCCGGTCCCATCGGGATGACCTTTCTTTGCATTCAGAGGAGGGACCAGGCCTGGAACCTGTGAGCCGCCCAGTGGACTATGGCTTTGTTTCAGCTCTGGTTTTCTTGGTGAGCGGAATCCTCCTGGTGGTGACAGCATACGCCATCCCCCGAGAGGCCAGAGTCAACCCTGACACAGTGACAGCAAGGGAGATGGAGCGCCTAGAGATGTACTATGCCCGCTTGGGCTCACATCTGGACAAATGCATCATTGCAGGCCTCGGGCTGCTCACAGTGGGTGGCATGCTCCTGTCTGTGCTGCTCATGGTCTCTCTGTGCAAGGGTGAGCTGTACCgcaggcagtcctttgtccctggCAGGGGATCCAGAAAGACCTACGGCTCCATCAACCTGCGTATGAGGCAACTCACTGGGGACGGAGGCCAGGTTCTAGTAGAGAACGAGGTTGTCCAAGTCTCAGAGACCAGCTATACCACCCAGGGCTCTTAA